AGATATTTAGATTTGATAGATACTTCTAAATTTTGATTAGGATTTGGGTCCGGATCAATTAGAATCTATAAAATATCAGTAATTTTTGGATCCATATCAGATACGAATCGGATTTGATATTTAGGATTTGAAAAGACAAGGAAGACCtaaatttcatcaaatttagtaagaaaaatatcacatatatatatatatatataattacaaaataattaaaataaactattagaaattaaaataaaacatttttaaactctaaattttgttaacattgttgtaaaaataataacaaagattATTAACAAAAGGAtttttcaactaaatcatagaatagaacaaaaaaaaacatagttttGAATATTCATGTTTTGGTCAGGTATGAATCAGTTCTTATTGGATTGGGTCTATTCAGATTGATTATTTTGGATTGGATCTATTCGGGTTGGTTCTTTTTTATTTCGGTTCTTTCGGATAgaagaattttaaaatcaatagatacttataaatttttggttcCGTTTCGGATCTTATATTTCCGAGTCGATTCCGGTTTGAGTTTGGGATAAAATACCCAGGCCTATATACGATTTTCATGGTTTTACGCAGAGGCTGTCCTACTAAAAATATATGGctagaagcaaaaaaaaaaagtgccTAAAAATGTGAACGTGATGAGAGACGGGATTTAGCTTCCCAGCAAATGGTGGGGAATTTGAGTATTCTTGTGTTATCCGCAGGAATAAGCTTGCCTCGTGGACTAGGAATCTGCACTAACTGGGGTTCCTACAAAGAACTCCTAGCCCTGAACCTGAGATTTGGCTTGAGTTCGGTGACAGAATAGGTGCACAATAATTTAGGCAATTATATTGTACATGTTAAGTTATATCATATTGTTAAGTATGTTAGATCGCCATAATTTAGGTATTTATACTGTACATGTTAAgttatcccctatatattacaACTTTTTGAAACTATGACACATGTCATCATGATAATCAATTTCaaaaatctttagaaaaataAGTTAGTTTATCTAAACATATAGTATACTTTATTAAcctaatcatataattaattattaacataaaatattctttaactttttttaaatagaacATACGAAATTACTTAatctgataaaatatatatgataattaataattttaaataataacttttgataataatttgtacatcttctatcatttttgttttatattaatattataaaaatacattagacaatcaaaattaaccaaataacaaatattttgatttttccatatatattatattttgaattattaaaaaatgaatataaattaataaacttttaaaaatctgactttgaaaatttgtgatcaatggtttaatttttattttcaacaagatacaaatgttgataaaattatatgagtACAATgtcttatttaataaatattagattttatatatatatatatatatataattattatatatatatatatattaatattgtttaaattaaattatatattctataaaatgcataaatatttaaatttcaaaaaatttattgaACAAATGCtaagaattaaatattttagtttcaaaatttcattgaatttgtaaaaattgattataaattaataaaaaatattgaaattgaaactgaAAGTTTCTATCATGTTCTCTTCTGGTAGATATTGAAATATATTCTAACATGTTCTCTCCTGTTATAGTCATCACTTCTTAGAATAATCATAACTGAAACTGAAAGTTTATAAACTGAAACTGAAACTATATAGTATAATCAAGGGGATTACAGTCACAGAAAATATCAACATTTCTCTCTTGTTCTCTCCTGTAATAGACCATATTCAGAAATATGGTAGGCATGAGTCGGGTGACTCTGGATCTAGCTACTTACcaaaaaatggagtaatataAGACATgcatactattttattatagtttaggTAAACAAACACAATATGTTTACATGGTTTGTAAATGTCCATTcaccatttgatcaataaattgATATCTCAACCACTAATGTTTCTAAAGTACAGTATACCATGGAAATCTGTTTGACACAGATGAAATGTGGAGTCAAACCAATTAGATACACacgctttatttattttaatatgctTTCGAAGTGGGTCCACtggattatatttaaaaacatttacttGCAGcttaagaataaataaaatatagttctTAGAATATTTCTTGTGAGTTTGGATAATTTTACTCTTCGTTTTAAAAGTTCAAATTATTAAATGGAtattagaatttaggatttcaTATTTAGTCTAAAAGGGATTTATGACGGCATGTGACAAATTAAACATCGTATAAAAGTTAGACTAAGATGTTATTAGATTTCAAGACTAGGAATTGACATAAGAAATTTATGATTCTTTACTAGCACAAATAGTTAATGATATATTGTTAAGGATTGGaacttatttaaatattaaatattagtagaAAATATATACTACATCAAAGCATGTTAAAGAAAAACCATACTTACCCAACtgataaatgataaataaaatcaaaataatgaAACTCTTATCTTTGGGTTCTCAATTATCAATTACTTTTTTTTCACGATTTTGCATTTAGTTTCtctttatgtatatatatttcaaaatttatcatTTACCTAATAAACTCAATTTAAAATCTTTTGGAAAAGAGGAATCCCTGATTTGGCGCTAAATCTTGGTTATCTCGTTTTAAAGACGCAGGGAAAGCTGTTAAAGACCAGATTGAGAGAATCCAaggaatttttttaacatttatctgttgcaccaaaaaaaacttaagttCAGGTTTCTAGCAAAGTACAAGCTTCGACCAAAGTACAAGCCACGCTAGCTATATAAGTCACCCACTAGAAAACATCTCTTCTCCGTCTCACCCTTTTACTACTTTCTGagtcttttttttattctttaatcATCTTAAGTAAAAATGGGAGGAAGTAAGATGCCAGAAGTTTATGACATCAACGTGGAAGCCGCTCTTGCTATTGTCAACACCAATGTCCGAACTGAAGCACCGATTGTGTCTTCTTACAATGACCGGATCAGGCCGTTGCTTGACACAGTGGATCGGCTGAGGAACCTGAATGTGATGAAAGAAGGGATCCAGCTTCCCACCATTGTGGTTGTTGGAGACCAGTCCTCAGGAAAATCCAGTGTTCTTGAGTCCTTGGCAGGAATCAGTTTGCCTCGTGGGCAAGGAATATGCACTAGGGTTCCTCTTGTGATGAGACTACAGAAAAGCCCTAGCCCTGAACCTGAGATCTGGCTTGAGTTCGGTGACAAAAGAGTTGACACTGACGAGGAGCATATTGCCGAATCTATTTGCACCGCAACTGAGGCAATTGCTGGTAAGTTCAGtctttctctttatttatttatttttattattttttaattaatctcAATTTTATTTAACCCCCTAAAACCTTTTTACAATGAATGTGTACATTTGAGAAAAACCTAACTGATTTCAACATATGCATCTATCTTTCTCTTTAACAACAATATTGGGCAAGTATAGCATGTTGAACACCAAGTAACAGATTAATTGTTGTAATctcaaatatacatatatgttgCAGGATCTGGTAAAGGTGTCTCAGACACTCCCCTGACCCTCCATGTAAAAAAAGAAGGTGTTCCTGATCTGACAATGGTTGATCTCCCCGGAATAACCCGGGTTCCTGTGAACGGGCAGCCTGAAAACATTTATGAGCAGATCTCCGGGATGATTATGAAGTACATCGAGCCACAAGAATCCATCATTCTCAACGTCCTGTCAGCTACAGTCGACTTCACCACCTGCGAATCCATCCGTATGTCTAGGCAAGTTGACAAAACAGGGGAAAGGACACTAGCGGTTGTCACAAAAAAGCCGACATGGCTCCTGACGGTCTCCTGCAGAAAGTAACGGTAGACGATGTGAATATTGGACTAGGTTACGTCTGTGTCAGGAACCGTGTAGGGGAAGAAACCTACAAAGAAGCTAGGTTGAAGGAAGAGTTACTTTTCAATACTCATCCGCTGCTTTGCATGATCGACCACGACATTGTTGGCATCCCTGTTTTAGCTCAAAAGTTAATTCAAATCCAGGCAACGATGATTGGCCGTTGTTTGCCGGTCATTGTACAAAAGATTAACGAGAAGATGGAAACGAGCGAGTTTGAGTTGAAGAAACTGCCAATGGTTATGACATCTTCAGGGGAAGCTCTGATGACATTCATGAATATCGTTGGTTCTGTTAAAGAAAGTCTCCTGAGAATTCTTGTCCAAGGAGATTTCTCTGAATATCCAGATGATCAAAGCATGCACTCTACTTCTCGTTTGGCTGATATGTTGAGGAAATTCTCGGACAACCTCCAAGCGAAGCCGAAGGCGGTGAACGAGTTCTTGATGGATGAAATCAAAGTCCTGGAAGAGTGCAAATGCATCGGATTGCCTAATTTCATCCCAAGATCAGCCTTCTTGGCTATTC
The sequence above is drawn from the Raphanus sativus cultivar WK10039 unplaced genomic scaffold, ASM80110v3 Scaffold0647, whole genome shotgun sequence genome and encodes:
- the LOC108811391 gene encoding LOW QUALITY PROTEIN: dynamin-related protein 4C (The sequence of the model RefSeq protein was modified relative to this genomic sequence to represent the inferred CDS: deleted 2 bases in 1 codon) gives rise to the protein MGGSKMPEVYDINVEAALAIVNTNVRTEAPIVSSYNDRIRPLLDTVDRLRNLNVMKEGIQLPTIVVVGDQSSGKSSVLESLAGISLPRGQGICTRVPLVMRLQKSPSPEPEIWLEFGDKRVDTDEEHIAESICTATEAIAGSGKGVSDTPLTLHVKKEGVPDLTMVDLPGITRVPVNGQPENIYEQISGMIMKYIEPQESIILNVLSATVDFTTCESIRMSRQVDKTGERTLAVVTKADMAPDGLLQKVTVDDVNIGLGYVCVRNRVGEETYKEARLKEELLFNTHPLLCMIDHDIVGIPVLAQKLIQIQATMIGRCLPVIVQKINEKMETSEFELKKLPMVMTSSGEALMTFMNIVGSVKESLLRILVQGDFSEYPDDQSMHSTSRLADMLRKFSDNLQAKPKAVNEFLMDEIKVLEECKCIGLPNFIPRSAFLAILSQRVDGMHAKPVEFIREIWDYVEVVLSSVITKYSDNFPQIQPSIKRAGRNLITKIKEQSVNRVVEIVEMEKQTDYTCNPEYMTAYTQKIANQASFISHVQSNYSNYGDVGISHLRGVNSQLLSQAFDMNVRITAYWTIVVRRVVDNIALYLQFTVKNLVNSQFQKDIVAEMVDPRGGGEVERMLDESPSVACKREKLKKSIKLLKESKDAVAAIVYQNSG